The following are encoded in a window of Gramella sp. MT6 genomic DNA:
- a CDS encoding acyl-CoA dehydrogenase family protein, producing the protein MSRYFSEEHDLFRKSFQEFLQKEVVPHIDKWEETGTIERFIWEKFGEMGYFGLNQPEEYGGMGLDLFYTVIFLEELQKINSGGFAAAMWAHAYLAMTHLKVEASHDLKEKYLTPAINGEKIGCLCVSEPFGGSDVAGMKTTAVKKGDKYVINGSKTFITNGVYADFYVVAAKTDPEKGNKGMSIFLLDKKFKGISATKLNKLGWRASDTAELAFDTVEVPADYLLGEEGKGFSYIMQHFAMERLIMGINAHARSEFALDYAMGYMKEREAFGKTLDKFQALRHSVAEMVSEVEVIKEFNYATAQRLNDGEYVVKEASMSKLLATKIADEVMYKCLQLLGGYGYMEDYPMARMFRDSRLGPIGGGTSEILKEIIAKMVIDQKEYKPAAK; encoded by the coding sequence ATGAGTAGATATTTTAGCGAGGAGCACGACCTGTTCAGGAAAAGTTTTCAGGAATTTTTACAGAAGGAAGTGGTACCACATATCGATAAATGGGAGGAAACCGGAACGATCGAAAGATTCATCTGGGAGAAGTTTGGTGAAATGGGATATTTCGGCCTAAACCAGCCTGAAGAATATGGTGGTATGGGGCTGGATCTTTTCTACACGGTCATTTTTCTGGAAGAGCTTCAGAAGATCAACTCTGGTGGATTTGCTGCAGCTATGTGGGCCCATGCATATCTTGCGATGACCCACCTCAAAGTGGAGGCAAGTCATGATCTGAAAGAAAAATATCTTACTCCTGCGATCAATGGAGAAAAGATAGGATGCCTTTGTGTTTCAGAGCCTTTTGGAGGTTCAGATGTAGCAGGTATGAAAACTACCGCGGTTAAGAAAGGCGACAAATACGTGATTAATGGATCAAAGACCTTTATCACAAATGGTGTATATGCCGACTTTTATGTAGTCGCTGCAAAAACAGATCCTGAAAAAGGAAACAAAGGAATGAGTATTTTCCTTTTAGATAAAAAGTTCAAGGGTATCTCTGCAACTAAACTTAATAAACTGGGATGGAGAGCATCAGATACAGCAGAACTTGCTTTTGATACTGTTGAAGTGCCAGCAGATTATTTGCTTGGAGAAGAAGGAAAAGGCTTTAGCTATATTATGCAGCATTTCGCCATGGAACGTCTTATTATGGGGATTAATGCACACGCCAGGTCTGAATTCGCCTTGGATTACGCGATGGGTTATATGAAAGAGCGTGAAGCATTTGGTAAAACTTTAGATAAATTCCAGGCCCTGAGACATTCGGTTGCTGAAATGGTAAGTGAAGTAGAGGTGATCAAGGAATTTAATTATGCCACTGCCCAGAGATTGAATGATGGTGAGTACGTTGTAAAGGAGGCAAGTATGTCTAAGCTTCTTGCAACTAAAATTGCTGATGAGGTAATGTATAAATGTCTGCAATTATTAGGTGGCTATGGTTATATGGAAGATTATCCAATGGCTCGTATGTTCAGAGACAGTAGACTTGGACCAATTGGTGGTGGAACTTCTGAAATTTTGAAAGAAATTATCGCCAAAATGGTGATCGATCAGAAGGAATACAAGCCAGCAGCGAAGTAA
- the rplK gene encoding 50S ribosomal protein L11, which produces MAKEVSKVVKLQVRGGAANPSPPVGPALGAAGVNIMEFCKQFNGRTQDKQGKVLPVAITVYTDKSFDFVIKTPPAAVQLMEAAKTKKGSGEPNRKKVASVSWDQVKAIAEDKMQDLNAFTVESAMKMVAGTARSMGITVKGDAPF; this is translated from the coding sequence ATGGCAAAAGAAGTAAGTAAAGTTGTAAAACTACAAGTTCGCGGAGGTGCTGCTAACCCATCACCACCAGTTGGACCTGCTTTAGGTGCTGCCGGAGTAAACATCATGGAATTCTGTAAGCAATTCAATGGTAGAACTCAGGATAAGCAAGGAAAGGTACTTCCAGTTGCAATTACTGTTTACACAGATAAGTCTTTTGATTTCGTTATCAAGACTCCACCTGCGGCAGTACAATTGATGGAAGCGGCAAAAACTAAAAAAGGTTCTGGTGAGCCGAACAGAAAAAAAGTAGCTAGTGTTTCTTGGGATCAGGTTAAAGCGATTGCAGAAGACAAGATGCAGGATCTTAACGCATTTACTGTAGAGTCTGCAATGAAAATGGTTGCCGGAACAGCTCGTTCGATGGGAATAACTGTAAAAGGTGATGCACCGTTTTAA
- a CDS encoding tyrosine-type recombinase/integrase, with protein MPFSEFLDYLQLEKKYSSHTITAYSRDLRDFQNFISRTYEQESLEDVNYSQIRSWIVDLSEFGITNRTINRKLSSLKSYYRFLLKTGQIDSSPLIKHRALKTSKKVQIPFSEAEIVQVLENIDDSGYDGIRDRFIVELFYSTGIRRIELINIRLQDLDLDSGVLKVLGKRNKERYIPLINSVVKTGRAYLDYRTNDHGALQDDHLFLTSKGDKIYESFVYRIINNYFSEVSGKLKKSPHILRHSFATHLLNQGANLNAVKELLGHSSLAATQVYTHNSIAELSKIHKQAHPRNNKD; from the coding sequence ATGCCCTTTTCTGAATTTCTGGATTACCTTCAGCTCGAAAAAAAATATTCTTCTCATACCATTACGGCGTATTCTCGAGACTTACGCGATTTTCAGAATTTCATTTCAAGAACATACGAGCAGGAATCTCTGGAAGATGTGAATTATTCCCAGATAAGAAGCTGGATAGTAGATCTGTCTGAATTTGGGATTACTAATAGAACCATCAACAGGAAACTTTCTTCTCTTAAATCATATTATAGGTTCCTGTTAAAGACTGGGCAAATAGATTCTTCTCCTCTAATCAAGCACAGGGCATTAAAAACTTCAAAAAAAGTGCAGATCCCTTTTTCTGAAGCCGAGATAGTTCAAGTTCTGGAGAATATTGATGATTCAGGTTACGACGGAATACGTGACAGGTTTATTGTTGAACTGTTTTACTCTACCGGTATAAGAAGGATAGAATTGATAAATATACGATTGCAGGATCTGGATCTGGACTCTGGTGTTCTTAAGGTGCTAGGTAAAAGAAATAAGGAAAGGTATATTCCTCTGATCAATTCTGTAGTAAAAACCGGACGGGCTTATCTGGATTATAGAACGAACGATCACGGGGCCTTACAGGATGATCATCTTTTTTTAACTTCTAAAGGAGATAAAATCTATGAAAGTTTTGTTTATAGAATTATAAATAATTATTTTAGTGAGGTGTCTGGCAAACTAAAAAAGAGTCCGCATATACTGCGACATTCGTTTGCTACTCATTTATTGAACCAGGGAGCTAATCTAAATGCGGTAAAAGAATTATTGGGTCATTCCAGTCTGGCAGCGACTCAAGTCTACACTCACAATAGTATTGCCGAATTGAGCAAAATACATAAACAGGCTCATCCCCGGAACAATAAGGATTAA
- the rpsU gene encoding 30S ribosomal protein S21: MLIIPVKDGENIDRALKRFKRKFDKTGTMRQLRDRQHFTKPSVERRAQIQKAEYIQHLRDAEDI; encoded by the coding sequence ATGTTAATTATACCAGTTAAAGACGGAGAAAATATAGATAGAGCTCTTAAGCGTTTCAAGCGAAAGTTCGACAAGACAGGAACTATGCGCCAGCTAAGAGATCGTCAGCATTTTACTAAGCCATCTGTGGAGCGTAGAGCTCAGATTCAGAAAGCTGAATATATCCAGCACCTGAGAGACGCAGAGGATATCTAG
- the secE gene encoding preprotein translocase subunit SecE, giving the protein MAGIVNYVSESYNELRNHVTWTSWTEAQKLTVLVAVFSIIFSLAIWGVDTLFSGAIEQYFEWVKS; this is encoded by the coding sequence ATGGCAGGAATTGTTAATTACGTATCAGAATCATATAACGAGTTAAGAAACCACGTTACCTGGACAAGTTGGACTGAAGCTCAAAAGCTAACAGTGCTTGTGGCTGTGTTCTCGATTATTTTTTCATTGGCTATTTGGGGTGTTGACACGCTTTTTAGTGGAGCGATTGAGCAATACTTCGAATGGGTTAAATCTTAA
- the nusG gene encoding transcription termination/antitermination protein NusG, protein MAEAKEKKWYVVRAVSGQENKVKDYIEKEIEYLGLQDAIDQVLVPTEKVIQIRNGKKVNKERVYFPGYVMIQANIAGEIPHIIKGINGVIGFLGETKGGDPVPLRKSEVNRMLGKVDELSVKADNVAIPFTIGETIKVIDGPFNGFNGTVEKINEEKRKLEVMVKIFGRKTPLELSYMQVEKV, encoded by the coding sequence ATGGCAGAAGCAAAGGAAAAAAAATGGTATGTGGTTCGTGCCGTTAGTGGACAGGAGAATAAGGTCAAGGATTATATCGAGAAAGAGATCGAATATTTAGGTCTTCAAGATGCGATAGATCAGGTTTTAGTTCCTACTGAAAAGGTTATCCAGATTCGTAATGGAAAGAAAGTAAACAAAGAAAGAGTTTACTTTCCTGGGTATGTAATGATCCAGGCTAATATAGCCGGGGAAATTCCTCATATTATTAAAGGAATCAACGGAGTTATTGGATTTCTAGGTGAAACAAAAGGAGGAGATCCTGTGCCACTTAGAAAATCTGAAGTGAATAGAATGTTAGGTAAGGTTGATGAGCTTTCTGTGAAAGCCGATAATGTTGCGATTCCGTTTACTATAGGTGAGACTATTAAAGTAATTGACGGACCGTTCAATGGTTTTAATGGTACAGTAGAAAAGATTAATGAAGAGAAGCGTAAACTTGAAGTAATGGTGAAGATTTTCGGAAGAAAAACACCATTAGAGTTAAGTTATATGCAGGTAGAAAAAGTATAA
- the rplA gene encoding 50S ribosomal protein L1: MAKLTKKQKEAQSKIENGKTYTVAEASALIKKVSNENFDASVDLAVRLNVDPRKANQMVRGVVTLPHGTGKDVKVLALVTPDKEQEAKDAGADYVGLDEYLEKIKGGWTDVDVIITMPSVMGKLGPLGRVLGPRGLMPNPKTGTVTMDIAKAVSDVKAGKIDFKVDKTGIVHAAVGKASFDAEKIAGNARELLTTLVKLKPQAAKGVYIKSIYMTTTMSPSVAIDTKRFTEQ; this comes from the coding sequence ATGGCAAAATTAACTAAAAAGCAAAAAGAAGCTCAGTCTAAGATTGAGAACGGCAAGACTTATACAGTGGCCGAAGCTTCTGCTTTGATAAAAAAAGTTTCCAACGAAAACTTTGACGCTTCTGTAGATCTTGCAGTTCGTTTGAACGTAGATCCACGTAAAGCTAACCAGATGGTTAGAGGGGTTGTAACTCTTCCTCATGGAACTGGTAAGGACGTTAAGGTTTTGGCTCTTGTAACTCCAGATAAGGAGCAAGAAGCTAAAGATGCTGGTGCCGATTACGTTGGATTAGATGAGTACCTTGAGAAGATTAAAGGCGGTTGGACAGATGTTGATGTTATCATCACTATGCCAAGCGTAATGGGTAAACTTGGACCACTAGGACGTGTTCTGGGACCAAGAGGTTTAATGCCTAACCCAAAGACCGGTACTGTAACTATGGATATCGCTAAAGCGGTTTCTGATGTTAAGGCTGGTAAGATCGACTTTAAGGTTGACAAAACTGGTATCGTGCATGCAGCAGTTGGAAAAGCATCTTTTGATGCTGAGAAAATTGCAGGTAACGCGAGAGAATTATTAACTACGCTGGTAAAATTGAAGCCTCAGGCAGCTAAGGGTGTTTATATCAAAAGTATTTATATGACCACTACTATGAGCCCGAGTGTAGCAATAGATACTAAAAGGTTTACTGAGCAATAA
- a CDS encoding amino acid carrier protein, which yields MRKYLLSMFFLFSIFGLSAQELDVKAKVGNPSNVINNGFIELDVTGGTPPYQYKWSNQSTSLESNRTEGLTEGIAYSVVVTDSEGNSVEKSYTVDAEAITEHFNGTFAPIVASMGSVLFWDPFSAIGVYDPVVYADLKRVEAPEWDPQETSKFILKEWKVAEGQHVNEGDPIATVSKNGQDIVAYANASGSLSHFLEEGEVIYNSENKQHVIEQGAQYFASITYDEPIALLHPNGDPQQKNIPFIVVWLVFGALFFTLRLGFINIRGFKHALQLAKGKFDDPNAPGQVTHFQALATAVSGTVGLGNIAGVAVAVSLGGAGATMWMILAGLLGMSSKFVECTLGVKYRFINSEGRVFGGPMNYLRYGLEKRNKRGLGKFLAAFFAILAIGASFGGGNMFQANQSFSILAGEFPMLVGNGFWFGIVVAVLVGIVIIGGISSIAKVTGKIVPIMAAVYVIGALVVIGVNFGNIGPAFSAIWDGAFSPSALKGGVIGVLIVGFQRAAFSNEAGVGSAAIAHSAAKTNHPPSEGFVALLEPFIDTVVVCTLTALVLIFTGMHEVEGVGGVELTSTAFGSVISWFPYVLATAVFLFAFSTMISWSYYGMRAWTYLFGKSKRNEIAYKVLFLVFVVVGASVSLGAVLDFSDMMILAMSFPNIIGLYFMIGEVSNDLKEYTHRLKAGELFKKTEPKKAKAAS from the coding sequence ATGAGAAAGTATTTGCTTTCAATGTTCTTTTTATTTTCAATTTTTGGATTGTCTGCACAAGAACTGGACGTTAAAGCCAAGGTTGGTAATCCTTCTAACGTTATTAATAACGGGTTTATTGAGTTGGATGTGACCGGGGGAACTCCTCCATATCAGTATAAATGGTCTAACCAGAGTACAAGCCTAGAATCCAATAGAACTGAAGGACTAACTGAAGGTATTGCCTACAGCGTAGTAGTTACTGATAGTGAAGGAAATTCGGTTGAAAAGTCCTACACGGTAGATGCAGAAGCTATTACTGAACATTTCAATGGAACTTTTGCTCCTATCGTTGCGAGCATGGGAAGCGTACTTTTCTGGGATCCATTTTCAGCGATCGGGGTTTATGATCCAGTTGTATATGCCGATCTAAAAAGAGTTGAGGCTCCAGAGTGGGATCCACAGGAAACCTCTAAGTTTATTCTTAAAGAATGGAAAGTAGCCGAGGGACAACATGTTAATGAAGGAGATCCTATTGCTACAGTTTCCAAAAATGGACAGGATATAGTGGCTTATGCAAATGCTAGCGGATCTTTATCACATTTTCTGGAAGAAGGAGAAGTTATCTATAATTCAGAGAATAAGCAACATGTGATCGAGCAGGGTGCGCAATATTTTGCTAGCATTACGTATGATGAGCCTATTGCATTACTACATCCAAATGGTGATCCACAGCAGAAGAATATTCCTTTTATCGTGGTGTGGCTCGTTTTTGGGGCATTGTTCTTCACACTTCGTTTAGGCTTTATCAATATTAGAGGGTTTAAACATGCATTACAACTCGCTAAAGGTAAGTTTGATGATCCTAACGCACCTGGACAGGTTACTCATTTCCAGGCGTTAGCGACTGCGGTTTCAGGAACTGTAGGTTTAGGTAATATCGCAGGTGTTGCAGTTGCTGTATCTCTTGGAGGTGCAGGAGCAACAATGTGGATGATCCTTGCAGGTTTACTGGGGATGTCTTCAAAATTCGTGGAATGTACACTAGGTGTAAAATATAGATTTATTAATTCTGAAGGGCGTGTTTTTGGTGGACCAATGAACTACCTGAGATATGGTCTTGAGAAGAGAAATAAAAGAGGTCTTGGAAAATTCCTTGCCGCTTTCTTCGCAATTCTTGCTATTGGAGCTTCCTTTGGAGGAGGTAATATGTTCCAGGCAAACCAGTCCTTTTCTATTCTTGCAGGAGAATTCCCTATGCTTGTAGGAAATGGATTCTGGTTTGGTATCGTAGTAGCAGTTCTTGTTGGAATTGTAATTATTGGAGGGATTAGCAGTATTGCTAAAGTTACCGGTAAGATTGTTCCTATCATGGCTGCAGTTTATGTAATTGGAGCTTTAGTGGTTATTGGAGTTAACTTTGGAAATATTGGTCCTGCTTTTAGCGCGATCTGGGACGGGGCATTCAGTCCAAGTGCATTAAAAGGTGGAGTTATAGGGGTATTGATCGTCGGATTCCAGCGTGCTGCCTTCTCGAATGAGGCTGGTGTCGGTTCTGCTGCCATTGCTCACTCTGCAGCAAAAACAAATCATCCGCCATCTGAAGGTTTTGTGGCACTTTTAGAGCCATTTATAGATACAGTGGTAGTTTGTACTCTTACAGCTCTGGTATTGATATTTACCGGGATGCATGAGGTTGAAGGAGTAGGAGGAGTAGAGTTAACGTCAACTGCTTTTGGTAGTGTGATCTCTTGGTTCCCTTACGTACTTGCAACGGCTGTATTCCTTTTCGCATTCTCTACTATGATCTCATGGTCGTACTACGGGATGAGAGCCTGGACTTACCTTTTTGGAAAGAGTAAAAGAAATGAGATCGCTTATAAGGTTTTATTCCTTGTATTTGTAGTGGTTGGAGCATCTGTAAGTTTAGGTGCAGTATTAGACTTCTCAGATATGATGATCCTGGCGATGTCATTCCCTAATATTATAGGATTATACTTCATGATAGGTGAAGTAAGTAATGATCTAAAAGAATATACTCACAGGCTAAAGGCTGGTGAATTATTCAAAAAAACAGAACCTAAAAAGGCTAAAGCAGCCTCTTAG
- a CDS encoding MBL fold metallo-hydrolase produces MKTSIKVIFTLFIISTSSLFAFQDMQDVTIEIIPVNDNVYMLKGAGGNIGVLTGDDGVFMIDDQFAQLTEKIKTAIGTISDQPIRFLVNTHHHGDHTGGNANFKKDDALIMAHENVRKRLSLKDTDVKNDGLPIITFNDKMNLHINNNDIVIAHVHNAHTDGDALIYFPQSNVLNTGDTFFNGMFPYIDLESGGSVDGDIKAAETGISLINENTKIIPGHGAIANRSDYKAYLNMLKTIRENVQKAMEEGATEDEIVNNEKLTSEFFTDKEASEFYINGPKIRGTFYNSLKK; encoded by the coding sequence ATGAAAACTTCTATAAAAGTTATTTTCACCTTATTTATTATCTCCACCTCTTCCCTATTTGCCTTTCAGGACATGCAGGATGTGACCATCGAGATTATCCCGGTAAACGATAATGTTTATATGTTGAAGGGTGCCGGAGGAAATATTGGAGTCCTTACAGGTGACGATGGAGTTTTTATGATAGATGACCAGTTCGCTCAACTTACCGAAAAAATCAAGACTGCCATTGGCACCATTAGCGATCAACCAATAAGGTTTCTGGTAAATACCCATCATCATGGCGATCACACCGGTGGGAATGCTAATTTTAAGAAGGATGACGCGCTGATCATGGCTCATGAAAATGTGAGAAAAAGATTGAGCTTGAAAGACACAGATGTCAAAAACGACGGCTTACCCATAATTACCTTTAATGACAAAATGAATCTTCACATTAATAATAATGACATTGTAATAGCCCATGTTCATAATGCACATACCGATGGTGATGCACTGATCTATTTTCCCCAGAGCAATGTTTTAAATACCGGAGACACCTTTTTTAATGGTATGTTTCCCTATATCGACCTGGAAAGCGGCGGAAGCGTAGATGGTGATATCAAAGCAGCAGAAACAGGAATTTCCCTGATCAACGAGAATACGAAAATCATTCCCGGTCATGGCGCGATCGCTAATAGATCTGATTACAAAGCTTACCTGAATATGCTAAAGACTATTCGGGAGAACGTACAGAAAGCAATGGAAGAAGGCGCGACTGAAGACGAGATCGTAAATAATGAAAAACTTACCTCGGAATTCTTTACAGATAAGGAAGCCTCTGAATTCTATATCAATGGACCTAAAATACGTGGCACTTTCTATAATAGTCTGAAAAAATAA
- the raiA gene encoding ribosome-associated translation inhibitor RaiA, whose protein sequence is MKMNLQSVNFNADQKLIDFTQKKLDKLENYFDKIIHADVFFKVQNTSAKENKITEILISVPGGDLMVKKTCSKFEACVDECVNSLQRQLIKRKEKMSAHV, encoded by the coding sequence ATGAAAATGAATCTGCAGTCCGTAAACTTCAATGCTGATCAAAAACTGATTGATTTCACCCAAAAAAAACTTGATAAACTAGAAAACTATTTTGATAAGATAATCCATGCCGATGTATTCTTTAAGGTGCAGAACACAAGCGCTAAAGAAAATAAAATTACAGAGATATTAATAAGTGTACCAGGAGGTGATCTCATGGTGAAAAAAACCTGTAGTAAGTTCGAAGCCTGTGTAGATGAATGCGTTAATTCATTACAGAGACAGTTAATTAAACGAAAGGAAAAAATGAGTGCTCATGTTTAG
- a CDS encoding potassium channel protein, whose protein sequence is MRELLDSKVKLAVILIILVFISGVVGFHFLYDYSWVDALYMTIITVSTVGYGEVQPMGPYGKIFTSVFIISGLFIFGFGISTITEHILNKNNIGNLKRNKMKKRIDSFKDHVIVCGYGKNGKEAVQKLMDYRKDFVIIDENEDVFHGFEDVTLNYIVGNATEDEVLMLAGIERASTLICALPRDADNLFIVLSARQLQKNLKIISRATEENSYKKLKLAGADNVIMPDRIGGSHMASLVVVPDLVEFLDNLSVSGRHDSINVEQIPFSKVCSDGIEKTIAETDIRKKTGCSIIGYKSPSGTYVVNPEPSMKLEKESKLIMIGRPEQIESLKKFYSV, encoded by the coding sequence ATGAGAGAACTTTTAGATTCAAAGGTAAAGCTTGCCGTAATATTGATCATCCTGGTGTTTATCTCCGGGGTGGTGGGTTTTCATTTTTTATATGACTACTCCTGGGTAGATGCCCTCTATATGACAATTATTACCGTAAGTACTGTAGGCTATGGTGAGGTGCAACCAATGGGCCCTTATGGAAAGATCTTCACTTCAGTTTTTATTATTTCGGGACTTTTTATTTTTGGTTTTGGTATTTCCACCATTACCGAGCATATCCTGAACAAGAATAATATTGGTAATCTAAAACGGAATAAAATGAAAAAACGAATCGATTCTTTTAAGGATCATGTGATTGTTTGCGGTTATGGAAAGAATGGAAAGGAAGCAGTGCAGAAACTCATGGATTACCGTAAAGACTTTGTGATCATCGATGAGAATGAGGATGTGTTCCATGGGTTTGAAGATGTAACCCTGAATTACATCGTTGGAAACGCTACCGAGGACGAAGTTCTTATGCTCGCTGGTATAGAAAGGGCTTCCACACTTATTTGTGCGCTACCGAGAGACGCAGATAATCTTTTCATTGTTCTTTCGGCAAGGCAGTTACAGAAGAATCTAAAGATCATTAGCAGGGCTACAGAAGAGAATAGCTATAAGAAATTAAAGTTGGCAGGGGCAGATAATGTGATAATGCCAGATAGAATAGGTGGCAGTCACATGGCTTCCCTGGTAGTGGTACCAGACCTTGTAGAATTCTTGGATAACCTTTCGGTTTCAGGTAGACATGATAGTATTAATGTTGAGCAGATTCCTTTTTCAAAAGTATGCTCAGATGGAATTGAGAAAACCATTGCCGAGACCGATATAAGGAAGAAAACCGGCTGTTCAATAATTGGCTATAAGTCACCGTCAGGTACTTACGTAGTAAATCCGGAGCCATCTATGAAGCTGGAAAAGGAGTCAAAACTGATCATGATAGGAAGGCCAGAACAGATAGAAAGCCTTAAGAAATTTTATTCTGTTTGA
- the tuf gene encoding elongation factor Tu, producing MAKETYDRSKPHLNIGTIGHVDHGKTTLTAAITKVMADAGYSEASAFDQIDNAPEEKERGITINSSHVEYSTANRHYAHVDCPGHADYVKNMVTGAAQMDGAILVVAATDGPMPQTREHILLGRQVGIPRIVVFLNKVDLVDDEELLELVEMEVRDLLSFYEYDGDNGPVISGSALGALEGDEKWSKTVLDLMEAVDSWIELPQRDVDKPFLMPIEDVFSITGRGTVATGRIETGVANTGDPVEIIGMGAGKLTSTITGVEMFRKILDRGEAGDNVGILLRGIEKTQISRGMVITKPGSVTPHAKFKAEVYILKKEEGGRHTPFHNNYRPQFYVRTTDVTGTINLPDGVEMVMPGDNLTITVELIQPIAMNVGLRFAIREGGRTVGAGQVTEILD from the coding sequence ATGGCAAAGGAAACTTATGATCGTTCCAAACCGCACCTAAATATTGGTACAATTGGACACGTAGATCACGGAAAAACTACTTTAACTGCAGCTATTACTAAAGTAATGGCTGATGCTGGATATTCAGAAGCTAGTGCGTTCGACCAAATCGATAACGCTCCAGAAGAAAAAGAAAGAGGTATTACAATTAACTCTTCTCACGTAGAGTATTCAACTGCAAACCGTCACTACGCACACGTTGACTGTCCTGGTCACGCCGATTACGTAAAGAACATGGTAACTGGTGCTGCTCAGATGGACGGTGCAATCCTTGTTGTGGCTGCGACTGATGGTCCTATGCCTCAAACTCGTGAGCACATCCTTCTTGGACGTCAGGTAGGTATTCCAAGAATCGTTGTATTCTTAAATAAAGTTGACCTTGTTGATGATGAGGAGCTTCTTGAACTAGTTGAGATGGAAGTAAGAGATCTTCTTTCTTTCTACGAGTATGATGGTGATAACGGTCCTGTAATTTCAGGTTCTGCACTTGGAGCTTTAGAAGGAGATGAGAAATGGTCTAAGACTGTTCTTGATCTTATGGAAGCTGTTGATAGCTGGATTGAACTTCCGCAGCGTGATGTAGATAAGCCTTTCTTGATGCCTATCGAAGATGTATTCTCTATTACAGGTCGTGGTACTGTTGCAACTGGTCGTATCGAGACTGGTGTTGCTAACACTGGAGATCCTGTAGAGATCATTGGTATGGGAGCTGGAAAACTTACTTCTACTATTACTGGAGTTGAGATGTTCCGTAAGATCCTTGATAGAGGTGAAGCTGGAGATAACGTTGGTATCCTATTAAGAGGTATCGAGAAAACTCAGATCTCAAGAGGTATGGTAATTACTAAGCCTGGATCTGTAACTCCTCACGCTAAATTCAAAGCAGAGGTTTATATCCTTAAGAAAGAAGAAGGTGGACGTCACACTCCATTCCATAACAACTACCGTCCTCAGTTCTACGTACGTACAACTGACGTAACAGGAACAATCAACCTTCCTGACGGAGTAGAAATGGTAATGCCTGGTGATAACCTTACTATTACAGTAGAGCTTATCCAGCCAATCGCAATGAACGTTGGACTACGTTTCGCTATCCGTGAAGGTGGTAGAACTGTAGGTGCTGGTCAGGTAACTGAAATTCTAGACTAA
- a CDS encoding helix-hairpin-helix domain-containing protein has protein sequence MKFLKSHFALSRSQQNGIFILVLLIIVMQFVLIFDLFPFKEEPQAERIRQSQIEAFQKQLDSLNRNSAKNHSDTIYPFNPNYLSDYKGYQLGMNVEEIDRLLEYRSKGNWVNSVEKFQEVTGVSDILLEKIAPSFRFPEWTRNETRVLQKQKNVPAEVIITDLNSASAQDLKTINGIGEVLSERIVKYRTSIGGFLSLDQLNDVYGLSPEVIERVGQKFQILTRPDITIKNINSISSSELAEIPYFNAVLAREIISYRNLHEGISSFDELLKIKGFPSDKIDRIKLYLAIE, from the coding sequence ATGAAATTTCTTAAATCCCATTTTGCGCTCTCCAGAAGTCAGCAAAATGGGATTTTTATTTTAGTACTATTGATCATTGTAATGCAGTTCGTGCTCATCTTTGATCTTTTTCCATTCAAGGAGGAACCTCAGGCTGAAAGGATTCGGCAGTCACAAATCGAAGCTTTTCAAAAGCAATTGGATTCTCTAAATCGAAATTCTGCCAAAAATCATTCAGATACAATTTACCCGTTCAATCCGAATTATCTTTCCGATTATAAAGGCTATCAACTTGGGATGAATGTCGAGGAAATAGATAGGTTACTGGAGTATCGCTCTAAGGGTAACTGGGTGAATTCTGTCGAAAAATTTCAAGAGGTGACTGGTGTTTCAGATATTTTACTGGAAAAGATCGCTCCATCATTTAGATTCCCTGAATGGACAAGAAATGAAACTCGTGTGCTACAAAAGCAAAAGAATGTCCCGGCTGAAGTTATAATTACCGATCTAAATTCAGCATCGGCTCAGGATCTTAAAACCATAAATGGTATAGGCGAAGTTTTATCTGAAAGGATCGTGAAATACCGTACTTCGATAGGTGGGTTTTTAAGTCTTGATCAGCTTAATGATGTTTACGGACTTTCCCCGGAGGTGATAGAAAGAGTAGGGCAGAAGTTTCAAATACTTACCCGGCCTGATATAACCATAAAGAATATCAATTCAATAAGCAGTTCAGAGCTTGCTGAAATTCCTTATTTTAACGCTGTTCTTGCCAGGGAAATTATTAGTTATCGTAATCTTCATGAGGGCATTTCCTCTTTTGATGAATTATTAAAAATCAAGGGGTTTCCTTCAGATAAAATCGATAGAATTAAATTATATTTGGCCATAGAGTAA